From the Opitutus sp. ER46 genome, one window contains:
- a CDS encoding DegT/DnrJ/EryC1/StrS family aminotransferase, with product MSASEVGHPIVDEPQPLPVRWGDAELARLTTMVKQRSLFYWKGPQTEALYEAFRRRYPLTYCFATSSGSAALHVAVAALRLQPGDEVIVPAITDMGSVIGILYQQAVPVFADLEPGTYNLDPADVRRRITPKTRAIMPVHLAGNPCDMQALMALAREHRLAVIEDCAQAWGARWQGEPVGLQGDLACYSFNEFKHVSCGDGGVVGTNRDALGRGLGKWGDKFYDREAGGRDPLELAPNYRISEPQAAVATAQLGKLEEIVTARVRAGSQLLAELDGTSGLRLPMIRRGDTHSFWFFLLRLEPGHFRVSRDEFAAALNAEGVSCTAGYIPRPVYQYPVFQNHNFFGGHWPIREFGLTQMDYRTVHCPEAEAILKDSIKLTINEAMGEAYVAKVARAVRVVAERAQRRAGVTG from the coding sequence ATGAGCGCATCCGAAGTCGGGCACCCGATCGTCGATGAACCGCAGCCGCTGCCGGTGCGCTGGGGGGACGCGGAGTTGGCGCGGCTGACGACGATGGTGAAGCAGCGGTCGCTGTTTTACTGGAAGGGGCCGCAGACAGAGGCGCTCTACGAGGCATTTCGTCGGAGGTATCCGCTGACGTACTGTTTCGCGACCTCGTCAGGGTCGGCGGCGCTGCATGTGGCGGTGGCGGCGTTGCGGCTGCAGCCGGGGGATGAAGTGATCGTGCCGGCGATCACGGATATGGGATCGGTGATCGGGATTCTCTATCAGCAAGCGGTGCCGGTGTTCGCGGACCTGGAGCCGGGCACGTACAACCTGGATCCGGCGGACGTGAGGCGACGGATCACGCCGAAGACGCGGGCGATCATGCCGGTGCACCTGGCGGGGAATCCTTGCGACATGCAGGCGTTGATGGCGCTGGCGCGGGAGCACCGGCTCGCCGTGATCGAGGACTGTGCGCAGGCCTGGGGCGCGCGCTGGCAGGGCGAGCCCGTGGGGCTGCAGGGGGATCTGGCGTGTTACTCGTTCAACGAGTTCAAGCACGTGAGCTGCGGCGATGGCGGCGTGGTGGGCACGAACCGCGACGCGCTGGGTCGCGGGCTCGGCAAGTGGGGCGACAAGTTTTACGATCGCGAGGCAGGCGGCCGGGATCCGCTGGAGCTGGCGCCGAACTATCGGATCAGCGAGCCGCAGGCCGCGGTGGCGACGGCACAGTTGGGCAAGCTCGAGGAGATCGTGACGGCACGCGTGCGGGCGGGCTCGCAACTGCTCGCCGAACTCGACGGGACGTCCGGGCTGCGGCTGCCGATGATTCGGCGCGGGGACACGCACAGCTTCTGGTTCTTCCTGCTGCGGCTGGAGCCGGGACACTTTCGCGTCAGTCGGGACGAGTTCGCGGCCGCGTTGAACGCGGAAGGCGTGAGCTGCACGGCGGGGTACATCCCGCGGCCGGTGTACCAGTATCCGGTGTTCCAGAACCACAATTTCTTCGGTGGGCACTGGCCCATTCGCGAGTTCGGCCTGACGCAGATGGACTATCGGACCGTGCATTGTCCGGAAGCCGAGGCCATCTTGAAGGACAGCATCAAACTCACGATCAACGAAGCGATGGGCGAAGCGTACGTGGCGAAAGTCGCGCGCGCGGTTCGTGTGGTGGCGGAGCGCGCGCAACGGCGCGCCGGGGTTACAGGTTGA